The following are from one region of the Stanieria cyanosphaera PCC 7437 genome:
- a CDS encoding calcium-binding protein codes for MSESGNFNFTLTNTSLIGNGTDVLISIEAATLTGGSSNNILEASNFTLGAVNLNGNSGNDTLVGGTGNDTLIGGSGNDSLSGSAGNDQFIYNTNAAFTTSAVGIDRIADFVGGTDKIVLDKTTFTALTSIVGSGFSVASEFAVDTTNAFIVYSSSTGNLFYNQNGVTTGLGLGAQFATVSEIPALSTNDFILQA; via the coding sequence AGTTTGATTGGCAATGGAACTGATGTTCTAATTTCTATCGAAGCTGCAACTCTAACTGGTGGTAGTAGCAATAACATCCTGGAGGCTTCCAATTTTACTCTCGGTGCTGTCAACCTTAATGGTAATTCGGGCAATGATACCCTCGTCGGTGGCACTGGCAATGATACATTAATTGGAGGAAGTGGTAATGATAGCCTCTCTGGTAGTGCTGGTAATGACCAATTTATTTACAATACAAATGCAGCCTTTACTACTAGTGCAGTAGGAATAGATCGAATTGCAGACTTTGTTGGTGGCACTGACAAAATTGTACTAGATAAAACCACCTTTACTGCACTGACTAGTATCGTAGGTAGTGGATTTAGTGTTGCTAGTGAGTTTGCTGTTGATACTACAAATGCATTTATCGTTTATAGTAGTTCTACTGGTAACTTATTTTACAATCAAAACGGAGTTACAACTGGTTTAGGTTTGGGCGCGCAATTTGCTACTGTAAGCGAAATTCCTGCTTTGAGTACTAATGATTTTATTCTTCAGGCTTAG